In one Spirochaeta lutea genomic region, the following are encoded:
- a CDS encoding zinc dependent phospholipase C family protein, with protein sequence MPSQYAHAQFAADILHAIHRPDLVTSAPSWLALGAQGPDMFYHNQRTKPSGIALGSLMHRRGYGSFCATLVATALERNWEPASHLGQYILGFISHAILDRHLHPYINYHSGWFEPSIPESQQYRYAHAFFERIIDTYAIQGDFAPGTKGTGHRIFPGLTPPGGPESRFAQVCDLGDDLPEALESLFISALHRVYPKTREDEVLPQRIRNAYGDTMGFYRFCDQAERERWAQWKAGALEPISSLRWVGLLHPLALPRELDVLNEQGRQWVDPCGIGEDKTMGLGDLWNTAVSQGVRIFTDILNLWEHHDSPEDFIGLAPLIGDSDLRNTFREVHLCTLTESNPLPFHEVLQVLATGPIPDDWRILV encoded by the coding sequence ATGCCATCCCAGTACGCCCATGCCCAATTTGCAGCCGATATTCTGCATGCTATACATCGTCCCGATCTGGTTACCTCAGCCCCATCCTGGCTCGCCTTGGGAGCCCAGGGTCCGGATATGTTTTACCACAACCAGAGAACAAAACCCAGCGGTATTGCCCTGGGTTCCCTCATGCACCGCCGCGGATACGGTAGTTTCTGCGCGACCCTGGTGGCTACTGCCCTGGAGAGAAACTGGGAACCCGCCAGTCACCTGGGGCAGTATATCCTCGGGTTTATCAGCCATGCCATCCTCGACAGGCACCTGCATCCCTACATCAATTATCATTCGGGATGGTTCGAACCAAGCATCCCCGAAAGCCAGCAGTACCGGTATGCCCATGCCTTCTTCGAACGGATCATAGATACCTACGCTATTCAGGGTGATTTTGCGCCCGGTACCAAGGGTACGGGGCATCGGATCTTCCCCGGACTAACCCCGCCCGGGGGACCGGAGAGCCGCTTCGCCCAGGTCTGTGACCTGGGGGATGACCTGCCAGAGGCATTAGAATCCCTTTTCATTTCAGCACTACACCGTGTATACCCCAAGACCAGGGAGGACGAGGTGCTGCCCCAGCGGATTAGAAATGCCTACGGGGATACCATGGGATTTTACAGGTTCTGCGATCAGGCAGAGAGGGAGCGCTGGGCTCAATGGAAGGCAGGAGCGCTGGAACCAATTTCGTCCCTACGTTGGGTGGGCTTACTGCATCCATTGGCCCTCCCCCGGGAGTTGGATGTTCTCAATGAACAGGGGCGGCAGTGGGTCGATCCCTGCGGGATCGGTGAGGATAAGACCATGGGACTGGGAGATTTATGGAACACCGCTGTGTCCCAGGGAGTCCGGATTTTCACGGATATTCTAAATTTATGGGAGCATCATGATTCCCCGGAAGACTTCATCGGACTTGCACCCCTGATAGGGGATTCTGATCTGCGTAATACCTTCCGGGAAGTCCATCTCTGCACCCTGACTGAATCGAATCCCCTGCCCTTCCATGAGGTGCTTCAGGTCTTGGCCACGGGCCCTATTCCTGATGACTGGAGAATCCTGGTTTAA
- a CDS encoding AMP-dependent synthetase/ligase, which yields MNKERYSIPQLLQKNAQRWPQAMAQYAKDTQGEFQPTSYPQLVEEMYTVAAGYLELGLGKGSLVGLISENRKEWLLADLGLLALGAADVPRGCDTMPQEMVFILKTVEAPAAIFENTAQLKKIVPHLSELPKLKTVILLDPPDDKDKAPELPKEIKTYNFHEVVDLGSKTLEKHRKAIETSIAELTPDDLATIIFTSGTTGEPKGVMISHWNFLSQALYIDNKIGIKPGDIWLCVLPVWHSFERVMQYISIANGTALAYSKPIGRIMLADFQAVRPTWMASVPRIWESLRAGIYSKLQSQGGASWALFRFFVSVGKAYKKQESKLKGLFPTFNKRSRVLDFLTALIPWLLLLPLHALGTALVFKKIRARLGGRFVAGISGGGALPPYVDDFFSAAGILLLEGYGLTESSPVISVRTQWAPVAGTIGSPLRYTFAQVRSEDGRVLPPGELGVLYVKGDQVMMGYYKRPDLTKQVIGEDGWLNTGDLAMMTHRGEIAIRGRAKDTIVLMGGENIEPSPIEARLKASPYIDNAVLLGQDQKFLGALIVPDQEAVCAYAKENGLDCSDWESVCESPEINSLLRSEINDAISSKNGFRTWEQISRFAVIPKAFEVGKELSGKQDIKRHVITDQYKDVIDRLFK from the coding sequence ATGAATAAGGAACGATACTCGATACCGCAGCTACTTCAGAAGAATGCTCAGCGCTGGCCCCAGGCGATGGCCCAGTATGCCAAAGATACCCAGGGCGAATTCCAGCCTACAAGTTATCCCCAGCTGGTGGAAGAAATGTACACTGTGGCGGCGGGATATTTAGAATTAGGACTCGGCAAGGGCAGCTTGGTGGGGCTTATCTCGGAGAACCGGAAAGAATGGCTTTTGGCTGACCTGGGACTGCTTGCCCTGGGAGCAGCGGATGTTCCCCGGGGATGCGATACCATGCCCCAGGAGATGGTTTTCATTCTTAAGACGGTAGAGGCCCCTGCAGCAATTTTTGAGAATACAGCCCAGTTAAAAAAAATAGTTCCCCACCTATCGGAGCTTCCGAAGCTGAAAACGGTCATCCTTCTGGATCCCCCGGATGATAAGGACAAGGCTCCGGAACTTCCCAAAGAAATAAAAACCTACAATTTTCATGAGGTTGTAGACCTCGGATCTAAGACCCTGGAAAAACACCGGAAGGCCATAGAAACATCCATTGCCGAACTGACCCCGGATGATCTGGCAACCATCATCTTCACCTCGGGCACCACCGGAGAACCCAAGGGAGTTATGATCAGCCACTGGAACTTCCTTAGCCAGGCACTGTACATCGATAATAAGATCGGGATAAAACCCGGGGATATCTGGCTCTGTGTTCTCCCGGTTTGGCATAGTTTCGAACGGGTTATGCAGTATATCTCCATAGCCAACGGTACGGCCCTAGCCTACTCTAAACCCATCGGCCGGATCATGCTGGCTGATTTTCAGGCCGTCCGCCCCACCTGGATGGCCTCGGTTCCACGAATTTGGGAGAGCCTGCGGGCCGGTATTTACAGCAAGCTTCAGAGCCAAGGAGGTGCCAGCTGGGCGCTCTTCCGGTTCTTCGTATCCGTTGGTAAGGCCTATAAAAAACAGGAAAGCAAACTCAAGGGCCTGTTCCCCACCTTTAATAAACGCAGCAGGGTCTTGGACTTCCTCACCGCCCTGATTCCCTGGCTTCTCCTGCTTCCCCTCCACGCCTTGGGTACCGCCCTGGTATTCAAAAAAATCAGGGCCAGGTTAGGCGGCCGATTCGTAGCGGGCATCTCCGGGGGCGGGGCTCTCCCCCCCTATGTGGATGATTTCTTTTCTGCTGCGGGGATTCTACTCCTTGAGGGCTACGGACTGACCGAGAGCTCTCCGGTAATCTCCGTCCGGACCCAATGGGCCCCGGTTGCGGGAACTATCGGAAGTCCCCTGCGCTACACCTTTGCTCAGGTCCGAAGCGAGGACGGCAGGGTTCTGCCTCCCGGTGAGTTAGGTGTCCTGTACGTTAAGGGCGACCAGGTGATGATGGGCTACTACAAGAGACCCGACCTTACCAAACAGGTGATCGGTGAGGATGGTTGGCTCAACACCGGGGACCTCGCGATGATGACCCACCGCGGCGAGATTGCCATTCGCGGCCGAGCGAAAGACACCATAGTGCTCATGGGCGGAGAAAATATTGAACCATCCCCCATTGAGGCCCGCCTGAAGGCATCACCCTACATCGATAACGCGGTGCTCCTGGGACAGGATCAAAAATTCCTCGGGGCCTTGATCGTACCCGACCAGGAGGCCGTCTGCGCCTATGCCAAGGAAAACGGCCTGGACTGCAGCGATTGGGAGAGCGTTTGTGAATCACCTGAGATCAACAGCCTGCTGCGTAGCGAAATAAACGATGCTATCAGCAGTAAAAACGGCTTCCGGACCTGGGAACAGATCTCCCGATTCGCTGTCATTCCCAAGGCCTTTGAGGTTGGCAAAGAACTATCGGGAAAACAGGATATCAAACGCCACGTTATTACCGATCAATACAAGGATGTGATCGATCGGTTATTCAAGTAA
- the hydG gene encoding [FeFe] hydrogenase H-cluster radical SAM maturase HydG — protein MDYPALQFLVESSPEPSPDELETILQTALDCRGLDLNQAASLLQVRDGRGIERLLQVAGEVKQAIYGPRMVLFAPLYTSNHCSNACSYCGFRSDNTAMPRHRLSDQEVDDQVRCLLAQGHKRLLVLNGEARGSFEEILHVLPRIYAVRWEGQGIRRINVEIAPLEVEQFRLLSTQGIGTYTCFQETYDSSLYGLYHPRGPKADFAYRLDVMDRAMEGGIHDVGIGALFGLAEYRAEVLALLEHARHLEQVWGCGPHTISVPRLGPAPGAPLSRAVPHSVSDDQFKHLVAVLRLALPYTGIILSTRESSTLRSELFRYGVSQVSAGSNTAPGGYQNAVGQGEEESRMQFDPNHSERKDLMGTARQHDDGSQMQFALGDHRSLEQVIGDMVDQGFVPSFCTGCYRRGRVGQDFMDLAKPGLIRDYCLPNGLTSFAEYLEDFAGPSLRDRGYQLIRSLETQITPRGAENLRRNLAEITRGERDVYV, from the coding sequence TTGGATTATCCGGCCTTACAATTCCTAGTAGAGAGCTCCCCAGAACCAAGTCCTGACGAGCTGGAGACAATCCTGCAGACGGCTCTGGATTGCCGGGGATTGGATCTGAATCAGGCCGCTAGTTTACTCCAGGTCAGGGATGGCCGGGGTATTGAACGCCTTCTCCAGGTAGCCGGAGAAGTAAAACAGGCAATATACGGCCCCCGAATGGTGCTCTTTGCACCGCTGTATACCTCGAACCATTGCAGTAACGCCTGTAGCTACTGCGGTTTCCGTTCAGATAACACCGCCATGCCTCGGCATCGTCTCTCCGACCAGGAGGTAGATGATCAGGTGCGCTGTCTCCTGGCCCAGGGGCATAAGCGGCTGCTGGTGCTCAACGGCGAGGCCAGGGGGAGCTTTGAAGAAATTCTCCATGTCTTACCCAGGATCTACGCGGTCCGATGGGAGGGCCAGGGGATTCGCCGGATTAATGTGGAGATCGCCCCCCTGGAGGTGGAGCAGTTCCGGCTGCTATCCACCCAGGGCATTGGAACCTACACCTGTTTTCAAGAAACCTACGATTCATCCCTGTACGGACTGTACCATCCCCGGGGGCCGAAGGCTGACTTCGCGTACCGCCTGGATGTGATGGATCGGGCCATGGAGGGTGGGATTCACGATGTGGGAATTGGAGCCCTCTTCGGGCTTGCAGAGTACCGCGCTGAGGTGCTCGCCCTTCTGGAGCATGCCCGGCATCTTGAACAGGTCTGGGGTTGTGGACCCCATACCATTTCCGTGCCAAGGCTCGGGCCGGCTCCGGGAGCGCCCCTGAGCCGTGCGGTTCCCCATTCCGTTTCGGATGATCAGTTTAAGCATTTGGTGGCGGTATTACGCCTGGCTCTACCCTACACCGGGATAATTCTGAGCACCCGGGAATCCTCTACCCTGCGCAGTGAATTGTTCCGCTACGGGGTTAGTCAGGTGAGCGCCGGAAGCAACACTGCTCCAGGAGGCTACCAGAACGCCGTCGGTCAGGGTGAGGAAGAGAGCCGGATGCAGTTCGACCCGAATCATTCAGAGCGTAAGGATCTCATGGGAACGGCCCGGCAGCATGATGATGGCAGTCAGATGCAGTTTGCCCTGGGGGATCACCGCAGTTTAGAGCAGGTCATCGGCGATATGGTTGACCAGGGCTTCGTACCCAGTTTTTGTACGGGGTGTTACCGCCGGGGAAGAGTGGGGCAGGATTTCATGGACCTAGCGAAACCCGGCCTCATACGGGATTATTGTCTGCCTAACGGGCTTACAAGCTTCGCGGAATACCTGGAGGATTTTGCCGGCCCCTCGTTACGGGATCGGGGCTATCAGCTCATCCGATCCCTTGAGACCCAGATTACACCCCGGGGTGCTGAGAACCTCCGGAGAAATCTGGCAGAGATCACCAGGGGGGAGCGGGATGTCTATGTCTAA
- a CDS encoding ABC transporter permease, whose translation MEDKRRDLPGMQDEPRERKKSNPGVSSGSDNPSGSGALRIPRSRSKTGKNRVAAAGLVITIVTLWLTTAIFAGVLAPFDPWEQHLEARFAPPGTVVPGTAGEIFILGTDSLGRDILSRLMHGARAALTVGLGALGISLVVGGVLGGLAGSAGGRVDDAVSLLSDSVLAIPTVLLAIALVSVLGSGQGQMVLSLGVVFTPVITRVVRSEVRLANEAGWMLASRVLGTPALRAFSSHIVPQVGPAVAIQASSLFSLAISLEASLSFLGIGSQPPQASWGLMLQEARNYLLTHGNLALAPGLCLATVVFALNLLGDLIAESYKR comes from the coding sequence ATGGAGGATAAGAGACGGGATCTGCCTGGGATGCAGGATGAGCCCCGGGAGCGCAAGAAGTCAAATCCCGGGGTTTCCAGTGGCTCCGACAATCCCAGTGGTTCCGGGGCTCTCCGCATCCCCCGGTCCCGAAGCAAAACCGGTAAAAACCGTGTAGCCGCTGCAGGATTAGTAATAACCATTGTAACCCTCTGGCTGACCACGGCGATCTTCGCCGGGGTCCTTGCTCCCTTCGACCCTTGGGAGCAGCATCTGGAGGCCCGGTTCGCCCCCCCGGGAACGGTGGTTCCCGGGACAGCCGGTGAAATCTTTATCCTGGGTACGGATAGTTTGGGGCGGGATATACTGAGCCGCTTGATGCACGGGGCCCGGGCCGCCCTGACTGTCGGTCTGGGTGCCCTGGGGATATCCCTGGTGGTCGGCGGGGTGCTGGGGGGATTAGCCGGCAGTGCGGGCGGCCGGGTTGATGATGCCGTGTCGCTGCTCAGCGATTCGGTGCTGGCTATTCCCACAGTGCTTCTGGCCATTGCCCTGGTATCGGTCCTTGGGTCCGGGCAGGGCCAGATGGTGTTGAGCCTCGGGGTGGTTTTTACGCCGGTCATAACCCGGGTAGTCCGGTCTGAGGTTAGGCTTGCCAATGAGGCGGGCTGGATGCTCGCATCCCGGGTATTAGGTACCCCGGCTCTCCGGGCTTTCTCATCCCATATCGTTCCCCAGGTAGGTCCCGCTGTAGCGATCCAGGCCAGCAGCCTGTTTTCCCTGGCGATTAGCCTGGAGGCTTCCCTTTCTTTTCTGGGGATCGGCTCCCAGCCGCCCCAGGCAAGTTGGGGACTCATGCTCCAAGAAGCTCGGAACTACCTATTAACCCATGGAAATCTGGCCCTGGCTCCCGGACTTTGCCTAGCGACGGTGGTCTTTGCCCTGAACCTACTGGGCGACTTGATTGCCGAGTCCTACAAGCGTTAA
- a CDS encoding DUF2779 domain-containing protein: protein MNLSLPQISRDNKPWLGPGFDQLLCFQDLVLGMRCIYSLRHRLGQRAMQLASKPGLGITELAEDDLWETPGDISSLHQHNQGILVYDKARGFFDRAFRPRGVSLGEIDSQTRSWLSSADPGQMHHDGIFGAGILEAGRYIRADFLQLEKDGTWTLTLIKSGVKLKERYVLEADWIIKGFQRLGLAIHLVRVFHPDKNYQREESLDLQGFFTSESLTSRVKHLRRGFEDREQAVLHDLIHAPQNGTCRQPMFCGYCTAVPMPVTTEINPDVCNLFRAGAAVRLLREQGITSILDLPGAQGDARRYLKPRHWIQYQAYKTREPVVDSQALVRFLDGLTFPLYCLDFESIHQAVPPYRGLHPWEHMPFAYSVCRVDDPNTLEIADSQVFIADPGTDGRPEMTTRLRSLLGTSRGSVLVYGQEFERFVLRRLSALDPEAAGDLQGIMERIVDLQTPFAEFWYYHPLQGGKVSLKNILPLFSSQTLYQDLEVQNGADASLGYYFLSYSDQAPDDPGQRQQLGLESAQEFLPKLELYSRLDTEGLIAILQGLMALVG from the coding sequence ATGAATCTATCGCTCCCCCAGATCAGCCGGGATAACAAACCCTGGCTCGGTCCTGGTTTTGATCAGCTGCTCTGCTTTCAGGATCTGGTGCTGGGGATGCGGTGTATTTACAGCTTGCGTCATCGGCTAGGTCAGCGGGCTATGCAATTGGCCTCGAAGCCGGGCTTAGGCATTACCGAACTGGCCGAGGATGATCTCTGGGAAACCCCGGGGGACATCTCCTCCCTTCACCAACACAACCAAGGCATATTGGTGTATGACAAGGCCCGGGGATTTTTTGACCGGGCCTTTCGTCCTCGGGGGGTAAGCCTTGGCGAGATCGACAGCCAGACCCGATCCTGGCTTTCCTCAGCCGATCCTGGACAGATGCATCACGACGGAATTTTCGGAGCCGGTATTCTAGAGGCGGGACGGTATATTCGGGCCGACTTTCTGCAGCTCGAGAAGGACGGCACCTGGACCCTTACCTTGATAAAATCCGGCGTGAAACTCAAGGAGCGGTATGTTCTTGAGGCCGATTGGATTATTAAGGGATTTCAACGCCTGGGGCTCGCGATCCATCTTGTGAGGGTGTTTCATCCTGATAAAAACTATCAACGGGAAGAATCCCTGGACCTCCAAGGTTTTTTTACCAGCGAAAGTCTCACTTCCCGGGTAAAACATCTGCGTCGAGGCTTCGAAGACCGTGAGCAGGCGGTTCTGCATGACCTGATTCACGCGCCTCAGAACGGAACCTGTCGTCAACCCATGTTCTGCGGATACTGTACAGCTGTGCCGATGCCAGTAACCACCGAGATAAATCCGGATGTGTGTAATCTCTTTCGGGCCGGAGCTGCGGTGCGGCTTCTCCGGGAACAGGGAATTACCAGCATCCTGGATCTTCCTGGGGCCCAGGGTGACGCACGTAGGTACCTAAAACCACGGCATTGGATTCAATACCAGGCATATAAAACCCGAGAGCCTGTGGTAGATTCCCAGGCTCTGGTGCGGTTTTTAGATGGACTTACCTTTCCCTTGTACTGTCTGGATTTTGAATCGATCCATCAGGCTGTCCCCCCCTACCGAGGACTTCACCCCTGGGAACATATGCCCTTTGCCTATTCGGTGTGCAGGGTAGACGATCCTAATACCCTGGAGATAGCTGATTCTCAGGTGTTCATTGCTGACCCGGGAACCGACGGGCGTCCTGAAATGACTACCCGGCTGCGTTCCCTTCTGGGAACCTCCCGGGGTTCAGTACTGGTCTACGGCCAAGAATTTGAACGCTTTGTGCTTCGCCGTTTATCAGCCTTAGATCCGGAGGCGGCTGGGGATCTCCAGGGGATCATGGAACGGATCGTTGACCTGCAAACACCCTTCGCTGAGTTCTGGTACTACCACCCTCTCCAGGGCGGAAAGGTTTCCCTGAAAAACATCCTGCCCCTGTTCTCTTCCCAGACCCTCTACCAGGACCTGGAGGTCCAAAACGGTGCAGATGCAAGCCTGGGATACTATTTTCTCTCCTACAGCGATCAGGCTCCCGACGATCCCGGGCAGCGTCAGCAGCTCGGCCTCGAGTCTGCCCAGGAATTTTTACCCAAACTTGAACTCTATTCCCGGTTAGATACCGAAGGCCTCATAGCGATCCTCCAAGGACTTATGGCCCTGGTCGGCTGA
- a CDS encoding acetate kinase — MAQTKAILVVNCGSSSLKYEVYEMPEGRSLGKGVVERIGMGVGNIDQESPRGEYHHEQEIKDHAVAMELVQRALIDSQYGLLSDLGQVVGVGHRVVHGGESYSQSVVIDTQVLAAIKQNIELAPLHNPANLTGIQESMKFFPGVPQVAVFDTAFHQTIPSSSYLYGLPYELYEKFKIRKYGFHGTSHRYVANEAVRFLKRAMENTNVISAHLGNGASITAVARGKSIDTSMGFTPLEGLVMGTRSGDIDPAIIFYLMERGYSPEELNTLLNKKSGLLGLSGISNDMRDVHKASLEGNTRAESALEVFAHRVRRYIGAYMANLVKVDALIFTGGVGQHAPHMRERICRRLENLGIVMDYEKNRENGSKLGIISTDYSPVTILVVPTNEELQIAKDTYSLVFGSAQA, encoded by the coding sequence TTGGCACAAACGAAGGCTATTCTCGTGGTGAATTGCGGCAGCTCGTCGTTGAAGTATGAGGTGTATGAGATGCCCGAGGGCAGAAGCCTGGGCAAAGGTGTTGTGGAACGCATCGGAATGGGTGTGGGAAACATCGACCAGGAATCACCCCGGGGCGAGTACCATCATGAACAGGAAATCAAGGACCATGCAGTGGCCATGGAGTTGGTGCAGAGGGCTCTCATAGATAGTCAGTACGGACTGCTATCTGATCTTGGGCAGGTAGTCGGGGTCGGACACCGGGTGGTACATGGGGGAGAGAGTTACTCCCAGTCTGTGGTTATTGACACCCAGGTTCTGGCAGCGATTAAACAGAATATTGAACTTGCCCCCCTTCATAACCCCGCCAATCTCACAGGAATTCAGGAATCCATGAAGTTCTTCCCGGGCGTACCCCAGGTTGCGGTTTTTGACACCGCCTTCCATCAAACCATTCCCTCCTCATCCTACCTCTACGGTCTTCCCTATGAGTTATACGAGAAGTTTAAGATCCGGAAGTACGGTTTCCACGGCACCAGCCACCGGTATGTAGCAAACGAAGCGGTGCGGTTCCTCAAGCGCGCCATGGAGAATACCAACGTGATTTCCGCCCATCTGGGTAACGGAGCCTCCATTACCGCGGTAGCCCGGGGTAAATCCATCGACACCTCCATGGGGTTCACGCCTCTTGAAGGCCTTGTAATGGGCACCCGGTCCGGAGATATCGACCCTGCCATCATCTTCTATCTCATGGAGCGCGGCTACAGTCCCGAGGAACTGAATACCCTCCTGAATAAAAAAAGCGGACTCTTGGGGCTATCGGGAATAAGCAACGATATGCGGGATGTTCATAAGGCGAGTCTGGAAGGTAATACCCGGGCGGAGTCTGCCTTGGAAGTGTTCGCCCACCGGGTTCGCCGGTATATCGGTGCCTACATGGCCAACCTCGTGAAGGTTGATGCCCTGATCTTTACCGGAGGGGTCGGCCAACATGCCCCGCATATGCGGGAGCGCATCTGTCGACGGTTAGAGAACCTGGGAATTGTCATGGACTATGAAAAAAACCGGGAAAACGGTTCTAAACTAGGGATAATTTCCACCGATTACAGCCCGGTAACCATTCTCGTGGTCCCTACCAACGAGGAACTGCAGATTGCTAAGGATACCTACTCCCTGGTATTCGGTTCTGCCCAGGCATAG
- a CDS encoding TM1266 family iron-only hydrogenase system putative regulator, with the protein MEKRIGGALILIERPASVPQLNQILSDHGGIILARQGLPLTDRGLRIISLVLEGTNDRIGSLAGKVGRLPGVTIKTLLSATKEARHGSPPSRPSDRNPDEPPSTDAPPSSDTHSSTEGRPSSDDPSSSDAHPSTEGPG; encoded by the coding sequence ATGGAGAAGCGAATCGGCGGGGCCTTGATTCTGATTGAACGTCCTGCCTCTGTACCACAACTCAACCAGATTCTCTCGGACCACGGCGGAATAATTCTGGCTCGCCAGGGGCTGCCCCTGACGGACCGGGGATTGCGTATTATTTCTCTGGTTCTTGAAGGAACGAATGATCGAATTGGCTCTCTTGCCGGCAAGGTCGGACGCCTGCCCGGGGTTACCATTAAAACCCTGCTCAGCGCCACGAAGGAGGCACGCCATGGATCACCACCGTCCCGTCCGTCAGACCGGAACCCCGACGAACCCCCGTCAACCGACGCCCCCCCATCATCCGACACCCACTCGTCAACCGAGGGCCGCCCATCATCCGACGACCCCTCATCATCCGACGCCCACCCGTCAACCGAGGGCCCGGGCTAA
- a CDS encoding YhbY family RNA-binding protein translates to MDYDIFSLQGFQRSYLKKLAHRRKPVVMLGQHGLSPEVLKAADQALNSHELIKIKFQDYKAERRPISEDLARQLEAQFVNLIGNILTIYRQNREPDQRIIRLPQNRS, encoded by the coding sequence ATGGATTACGATATTTTTTCCTTACAGGGATTCCAACGCAGTTACCTCAAAAAATTGGCCCACCGCCGCAAACCGGTGGTTATGCTCGGCCAGCATGGTCTGAGCCCCGAGGTGCTCAAGGCGGCTGACCAAGCCCTGAACAGCCATGAACTCATCAAGATCAAATTTCAAGATTACAAGGCCGAACGCCGTCCCATCTCCGAAGACCTCGCCCGCCAGCTGGAGGCGCAGTTTGTAAACCTCATCGGTAATATTCTGACCATCTATCGTCAAAATCGTGAGCCGGATCAGCGCATCATCCGACTTCCTCAAAACCGGTCCTAG